tattatatttcggtaattgtatgctgaaaatgtatctcaatttcggtaactaactgtcgagtataattgaaaatttttaacgggctaagggagaaaatacgaaACTGCAAATAGTCTCCCCCGTTGTTTATTATCGAAATTGGCACGCTGCAAAGGTTACGTAGATTTTTGGGAATTACATAAGGTCCCTTTGGTTTCACTCTTGTCTTAAGTtcatccctctagtttcaattgtaaCAATCCTAACCATGAACTTTGTTTGACATCTCAAAAAGGTAAAATTGTTTATGGTAGCTCGGCAAATAGATGGAGTTGTGCTTTTCAGGGGCCTGGGCAATTGTAACAATCCTAAATCTGGCTTGTTGGCTAAAAAGTCCAGTTTGCCCCTTAAAATGGTGGATATGCACATCTTTGTCTATTTGTGTAGTTCCCTTAAACAATTTGACCTATTTGAGACGCCAAACAAAGTTGAGGGTTAGGATTGTTACAATTGAAACAAGAGGGGTGAACTTGAGATGCCAAAGTTCATGGCTAGGATTTTTACAAGTGAAACTAGAGGAACGAACTTGAGATAAGGGTGAAATTAGAGGGATCATTTGTATGATTTTCGTTATTTATAATGAGTtcttatttttaacaaaaatgttACTTGCACAACTGTTGTGTTGGTTATGTGCGTAATtttgaccgtccagatgtatttggacggtctagattttaaaaaaacccttccaagaaaaagttgaacttTTATGGGGGAAAGTTTGaacgaatcctgaccatttattacagcaatggacggctagagattagttgtgtgttgtgttttacacaaccgttgtgtgtgtaacacttttgtttttttaaatcccTTCAAGAAGATGATAATTTTACCTTAGTTCCTCCAAAATAGAATTTACCATAATCCTTTCAGAATTCAAAACAATTACGTAGTTGGCTATTTGGATCCCTCTTCAGTACTTTTCTGCGTCTGCCACCAATTGTGGTCGAATACGAGAGGACTTAACCTCTGGGCTTTGTGGTAATTGGGTTTGGTTTTATCTGTCCTTGCGGtatatcaaaaaaattgatttttatatCCTCATAACTAGTTTAAATCTAGTTTAAGTTTTGGCAAACCACTTCACTAACTATTTGTGTGAATTTCACTTGAAAAGATAATGGACGATATTGGCGATCGGGCTTCGAGTGATGACTCAGGTAGGAAATTCGCCACTGCAAAAGCCAATTACTCACTCCTTCAGCTGGTGTACGGGCTAGCGCAATGCACGCCTGATATTTCTAATTCTGATTGCAATACTTGCCTTCAGAGTTGTATCTCAACTTTTCCGACTTGCTGTGACACATTGCAAGGAGCAAGAGTTTTGTTTCCGAGCTGTTATGTTAGGTATGAGCCGTACCTGTTTTTCAACGCCAACATCAGTGCCGCTCCGCTCCCAGCTTCGCCTCCTCCTCCTAGTACTACCACTACAAGCAACCCAGCTTCCCCTCCTCCTcctagtactactactactacaagcAACCCTGGTAAAACTTTCTTTTGTAGAGCATGGATTTGGAATTCAATTTTGAAGGTCTTAGAATTGTCCAGTAACCGTAGCATAACCTTAGCAATGTTCTGTTACTCCTGTCGTTCCATATTCTTTGTCCCTTCTTATTTATGTCACCAAATACTACTGTATCTATTTTGAAGAGTCAAAAGAATATTTTTTGTAACTCTCTAAGTCAATCTGTTACAGAGACTTTTAGAAGTGGAAAAAGTGGAGGCATGTCTGAAATAAGAACTCGTCTACAGTAAACAcccccaaaaaccaaaaaatttcataataacAAGTCATAAAATTTGTACTTTGAACcacaaaaattgtaaataacaccacaaaaattcgtaaaaGTGGACCAACAAATTCGTAAAAATAAGCCACAAATTCGTAACCTAGAGccgtttttattttacttttagcCATCTTTTTTACCACAAAATTCGTAAAAGTAAGCCACAAAATTCTTTAAAATgagccacaaaattcataaatgTTACCAtataatacatatataaacaaccCCAAAATATCATATATGTGGCCACAAAAATCCATAAAAGTaagccacaaaattcataagGGTGTACCGTCACACTTTCATAAAGTGAGCCACAAAAGCTCATAAATTAAGCCACAAAAGCTCAAAAAATTGAGCCACAAAAATTTTTGAAGGTGGTGTGTACAAAAGTTTTTTCCCTGTGAATAGAATTACACAGATTACATGTCTGCCTAAACTCCCACAAAGGCCCAAGAATATGGGATTAAAGACGATATTTGCAAAATGTCGGCGATGGTGGTCTTTAATGGACACCAGTTATTTGATGTTGACTTGTACTTGGCTTGTTAAAATTTAATTCTCATTATCTTACAAACAATTGTCTTAAAACATATATTTTCCAAACTCGTTAATTACTTTTTCGACTGAAGCTTGAACAATTCACTAAGATACCTTGAGATCAGGACCAGCTCGATTAATGTTTGTTTTAGAAGAATGTTAAACAAACCTCACTTTATagtatattttacattttttgcaAACCAGCTGAAACAACTCACTGCACTACTCGAATCAGATTGTCTGTAGCCTAAGTCAGCAGCTAGCACTACCTTTTGCTAAAGAAAATTGTCgatgaaataatttttctaatgcAGGAAGTGGAGGAGACGTCTCATTGCAAGTAATCACTGCCATTGTAGTTTCAATTGGGGTCGCTATTATGCTTTTCATAGCAGGCTTCTGCTTCCTAACTAAGAGGGTGAAGAAAAAGTACAATtgtataaaagaaaacaatggtAAGAACAAGGAAAATTTTCGAAACTACCCCCCACGCTAAAGTAAGGAAACTTCTGGCCAAAACAAACTAAagaaatttttcttttcttgttttgaccCTTTATTCTTGTTTCAACATTTGATTGTCCAGTTAGGGATGACATCTCAGCAGTGGAGTCTTATGATTTGGGTACAATTCATTTTGCCACGAACAACTTCTCAAACGATAACAAAATTGGTCAAGGTGGATTCGGTCCGGTCTACAAGGTATTTCTCGTTTTTCtaaaattgtttgaaatttttagaaGTTGTCCTACATTGGATCTAAAAATTTCGCGAAATGTTTTGTATTATTAGGGTTTACTTCCAAATGGACAAGAGGTAGCTGTGAAGAGGCTATCTGGAACTTCAAGCCAAGGTGCGCTAGAATTCAAGAACGAGGTGGTATTGGTAGCCAAGCTCCAGCATAGAAACCTTGTAAGGCTACTGGGATTTTGcttggaaggagaagaaaagataCTCATTTATGAGTTTGTGCCCAACAAAAGCCTCGACTACTATTTATTCAGTTTGGCATTCTAAACAACTGTGTGTTAATGTTGCTTATTAGGAGTACTTTTTATTGCCATGAAAGTTAAATCAGTTCCTTGCTTCTAATCTGAACTTGCATTTGGATTGATCAATGCACAGACCCACAACAGAGAGCGAAGTTAGATTGGACAAGACGTTTCAAGATTATAGGAGAGGTGGCCCGAGGGATGTTGTACCTTCACGAAGATTCACGGCTTAGAATTATACACCGAGATCTCAAAGCTAGCAATATCTTGTTGGATGGTGATATGAATGcaaaaatttcagattttggaaCGGCTAGGATCTTTGGAGTTGATCAAACTCAAGGAAATACAAAGCGACCCGTGGGAACTCTGTAAGTAGTGCCCTTGCATCCCGCATGTTTGTTTTCCACGACTCTATACAGTCTCAAGCAACACATCATTCTAATTCATCGAAAGCCGACCCTTGGGGTAACCAAACCGATGTGCGATTATGCCTAGCTGCTTAATGACAATTTATGGACTTTACTATACAGGGAATGATTTTACTTAATTAACTTTCCATCATCTCTTgatacattttcaaaattgataGGATAATTGGATAAATCAACAGTAAAACAAGGAAAGTAATATtcttgttataaaaaaaaaaaaaagagttggtaCCAAAAAGATTATAAAAAGGGAGTATTAAATGAGTTCACGTACTTTTTGAGTCAAAATTTTGGTGCATTATGTCCTCAATTGTTTCATGTCTGACCTCGTTTGAAAAGAGCTACTTTTGTCCATTTTCCAATATTGGTGATTAGTTGATAATGGTGGCTTGCAGTGGTTACATGTCTCCGGAGTATGCATTGCATGGACAATTCTCTATCAAGTCCGATGTGTTTAGCTTCGGTCTCTTAGTTTTGAAGATCATTTCTGGCAAGAAGAACTACAACTTTTACCAAGATGGTGCTGCAGGCCTTGTCAGCTACGTAAGCTTTAGCTATACATTCTTATTGCTACTACGTCCCTCCCATATTGCTCGTCTCCAATCCAATTTAGGGATGTTCGAAAATGTATGTCTATGTTGGAAGTTCTTAAATTTATCTTTTATATGTAGCTTTAAATATGTTCTTTAAAGTCAAATAAGGGATTAGTGCTATAAATGATGCCGTTCCATTAAAATGTGAATTTATGAATTAGATgttcttttaaaaagtaaaaacttgaAAAAGAGACCAGCAATATTGGACATAACATAGGGAGTATCTTACTTATAGTGCCAATATTATAACATCCTCatcaatacatatatataatgaATCGTTGTAGGCTTGGAAACTCTGGACGAGAGGTACGCCCATGGATTTGATGGATCCAACTCTTGAAGGGTCCTATGCAAGAAATAAAGTCACTAGATGCATCCATATTTCCTTATTGTGCATCCAAGATGATCCGGGCGCCAGGCCGTCCATGGCAACAATAGTTCAAATGCTCAATAGCGATTCCACTACTCTCGTACTTCCTCAAAAGCCTGTATTTGTTGATTGGAGCAGTACAGGGTCGAATAGGATTGAAGAACTAGAGTCGGATCAATCCACATCAAGTCAGGCAATACTAAATGAAGCATCAAAaggcacaataggtgacgaaatatagatttcgtcaccagataggaatcctcgacaacctttagttgataaatttttttttcgtcacctatattatttgtgatgaaaaacatgcaatttgtgacgattttcattcgtcatcTAACGTAATTTTTCTTCTAGTGACAAGAGTTGGATCAGTCCACA
The sequence above is a segment of the Rhododendron vialii isolate Sample 1 chromosome 13a, ASM3025357v1 genome. Coding sequences within it:
- the LOC131313373 gene encoding cysteine-rich receptor-like protein kinase 10 — its product is MDNLLPKIPRNKALFVCTVCLISLFPIIKADPVLVSKECPDTNLSTTSTYAPNSTYQTNLNILFSVLSSNSNNASNGFYSFTAGSSPPDIAYGLFLCRGDVSVTVCRECVVFATRDAVERCPRSKRVTIWYDECMLRYSNVSISATLDTGFQAILYNPNKFENGTRLSEVLGEIMDDIGDRASSDDSGRKFATAKANYSLLQLVYGLAQCTPDISNSDCNTCLQSCISTFPTCCDTLQGARVLFPSCYVRYEPYLFFNANISAAPLPASPPPPSTTTTSNPASPPPPSTTTTTSNPGSGGDVSLQVITAIVVSIGVAIMLFIAGFCFLTKRVKKKYNCIKENNVRDDISAVESYDLGTIHFATNNFSNDNKIGQGGFGPVYKGLLPNGQEVAVKRLSGTSSQGALEFKNEVVLVAKLQHRNLVRLLGFCLEGEEKILIYEFVPNKSLDYYLFNPQQRAKLDWTRRFKIIGEVARGMLYLHEDSRLRIIHRDLKASNILLDGDMNAKISDFGTARIFGVDQTQGNTKRPVGTLGYMSPEYALHGQFSIKSDVFSFGLLVLKIISGKKNYNFYQDGAAGLVSYAWKLWTRGTPMDLMDPTLEGSYARNKVTRCIHISLLCIQDDPGARPSMATIVQMLNSDSTTLVLPQKPVFVDWSSTGSNRIEELESDQSTSSQAILNEASKGTIGDEI